A genome region from Sphaeramia orbicularis chromosome 19, fSphaOr1.1, whole genome shotgun sequence includes the following:
- the epas1a gene encoding endothelial PAS domain-containing protein 1 — protein sequence MTADKEKRRAISREAARKRRRVESDVFGDLSRLLPLQPSARAHLDKPSVIRLTLSYIRLNALLKGNFRTGAVDAQLNGTCDHGGEKEETSLYLRILEGFLMVVSTDGDMIFLSDNVSRYMGLTQTELMGHNIFEFTHPCDHEEIRNNLRLSPDEFWGGAKRDFIMRIKSALTQRGRSANLKSATWKVLHCEGRAMVSVAPATVSCLLLTCQPLPLSHTLLSKHTFTSQHSMDMRFTYCDHRVTELLGYSPEELLGRSIYNLCHALDTSCLTKNHVSLFLKSQSVSSRYRILVKGGGYVWAESHSAVIPSIRPSRSRGGVTQPLCILCVTYILSEVEQPFLQLSVDQTVQRFNI from the exons ATGACCGCTGACAAAGAGAAGAGACG TGCGATCAGCCGGGAGGCGGCGAGGAAGCGTCGGAGGGTGGAGTCTGATGTGTTTGGAGACCTGTCCAGGCTCCTCCCCCTCCAGCCCAGCGCCAGAGCCCACCTGGACAAGCCGTCGGTCATACGCCTCACCCTCAGCTACATCCGCCTCAACGCCCTGCTCAAAG GTAACTTCAGGACGGGGGCGGTGGACGCTCAGCTGAACGGAACATGTGACCACGGCGGTGAAAAGGAGGAAACCAGCCTGTACCTGAGGATCCTGGAGGGGTTTCTGATGGTGGTCTCCACCGACGGAGACATGATCTTCCTGTCTGATAATGTCAGCAGATACATGGGTTtaacacag ACTGAGTTAATGGGACACAACATATTTGAGTTCACGCACCCATGTGACCACGAAGAAATCCGAAATAACCTCCGTCTGTCACCAG ATGAATTCTGGGGCGGAGCCAAACGGGATTTCATCATGAGGATTAAAAGCGCTTTGACCCAAAGAGGGCGGAGCGCCAACCTCAAATCAGCCACGTGGAAG GTTCTTCACTGTGAGGGCCGCGCGATGGTGAGCGTTGCCCCGGCGACCGTCTCCTGCCTCCTGTTGACGTGCCAACCGCTGCCTCTGAGCCACACCCTCCTCAGCAAACACACCTTCACCAGCCAGCACAGCATGGACATGAGGTTCACCTACTGCGACCACAG agTGACAGAGCTCCTAGGCTACAGCCCTGAGGAGCTCCTAGGCCGGTCCATCTACAACCTCTGCCACGCCCTGGACACCAGCTGTTTGACCAAAAACCACGTCAGCT TGTTTCTGAAGAGCCAGTCGGTCAGCAGCCGCTACCGGATCCTGGTCAAAGGCGGAGGCTACGTCTGGGCCGAGAGTCACAGCGCCGTCATCCCCAGCATCCGGCCGTCCAGGTCGAGGGGCGGAGTCACACAGCCGCTCTGCATCCTCTGTGTCACCTACATCCTCAG TGAGGTGGAGCAGCCTTTCCTCCAGCTGTCTGTGGACCAGACCGTCCAGAGGTTCAACATCTGA